Proteins encoded in a region of the Eschrichtius robustus isolate mEscRob2 chromosome 14, mEscRob2.pri, whole genome shotgun sequence genome:
- the HSBP1L1 gene encoding heat shock factor-binding protein 1-like protein 1 has protein sequence MAARGPEAPSGRALRDAAENLFQELQGHFQALTAALNLRMEEMGGRIEDLQKNVNDLMVQAGIESSAQEQMARPY, from the exons ATGGCCGCGCGGGGCCCCGAAGCCCCCAGCGGGCGCGCGCTGCGGGACGCG GCAGAAAATCTATTTCAGGAACTTCAAGGACATTTTCAAGCTCTGACTGCAGCATTAAACCTCAGAA TGGAAGAAATGGGAGGTCGCATTGAAGACTTGCAGAAGAATGTGAACGACTTGATGGTGCAAGCTGGGATTGAAAGTTCTGCTCAAGAGCAAATGGCGAGGCCTTATTAA